The following proteins come from a genomic window of Nothobranchius furzeri strain GRZ-AD chromosome 1, NfurGRZ-RIMD1, whole genome shotgun sequence:
- the LOC129160391 gene encoding E3 SUMO-protein ligase ZBED1-like yields MTTRKMEEAETNNISLGERGDNTPRQIFNAPGKQKSKVWTVFGFYKTAGKLDRSHAICKLCRASLTYSGSITNLDQHAKRKHGEEYGEFTEQKRVGTSGKQARTENAIPTFFQRLGQNSARAREITASITRFIAKGLCPYNIVEWEGFQDLIHTLEPRYKIPSRNHITNTCMPALYAQVKSQVEEKLAKAERVAITTDAWTSCATESYVTITAHHIAPDWELNVYVLQTRAFKGSHTGKNVGALLKQACADWKILDKEPALVTDNATNMVLAGVEAEMTPHLMCFAHTINLATQKSFKVDTVARLLGKVRRVVGFFHRSVRAAEILQDKQKQLALPTRKLIQDVSTRWNSTQIMLERILEQQPAISAALMSRDLRRGEELNTLKDKDFCDVEDIVKLMVPVKLVTISMCEDKRPTLSVISPVREKLKKTFEAADEDSVVIREMKQAFREDLEKRYTGLEDLFHTAAALDPRFKSLPFLTDHDAERTFANITAKATSLHNKALATGDPIHGGPLQTTPCQTEPALGELDIRVDAPQTQHEPEGLYILYRDK; encoded by the exons atGACAACACGAAAAATGGAGGAGGCGGAGACCAACAACATTAGCCTGGGCGAAAGAGGTGATAATACACCGAGACAGATTTTCAACGCACCGGGAAAACAAAAATCCAAGGTTTGGACAGTGTTTGGGTTTTATAAGACGGCGGGGAAGCTCGACAGAAGCCATGCTATTTGTAAACTTTGTAGAGCCTCGTTGACCTACTCCGGGAGCATTACAAATCTGGACCAGCATGCAAAGAGAAAACACGGTGAAGAGTACGGTGAGTTTACCGAGCAGAAGCGTGTAGGAACCAGTGGCAAACAGGCAAGGACGGAGAACGCCATTCCTACTTTTTTCCAGCGACTTGGTCAAAACTCAGCACGCGCTAGGGAAATCACGGCATCAATAACACGTTTTATTGCCAAAGGATTATGTCCTTACAATATTGTCGAGTGGGAAGGATTTCAAGATTTGATTCATACATTAGAGCCCAGATATAAGATACCGTCCCGAAATCATATCACCAACACGTGTATGCCAGCGCTGTATGCCCAGGTTAAGAGCCAAGTtgaagaaaaactggcaaaagcaGAAAGAGTGGCAATAACTACTGATGCTTGGACGTCATGTGCAACGGAGTCATATGTGACCATCACAGCCCACCACATCGCTCCGGATTGGGAATTAAATGTTTACGTCTTACAGACCCGGGCATTCAAAGGATCCCACACTGGGAAGAATGTAGGTGCTCTGCTGAAACAGGCATGTGCTGACTGGAAGATTCTAGATAAAGAGCCAGCTCTGGTAACTGACAACGCCACAAACATGGTTTTAGCTGGCGTAGAAGCAGAAATGACTCCTCACCTCATGTGCTTTGCACACACTATAAATCTGGCCACACAGAAATCCTTCAAAGTGGACACAGTAGCAAGGTTGCTGGGAAAGGTGAGAAGAGTGGTTGGCTTTTTTCACCGCAGTGTCAGGGCAGCAGAAATTCTACAAGACAAACAGAAACAACTTGCTTTGCCTACCCGCAAACTCATTCAAGACGTGTCCACCCGGTGGAATAGTACCCAGATTATGCTTGAACGGATACTTGAACAACAGCCTGCCATCTCTGCTGCACTCATGTCCAGGGATCTCAGAAGAGGAGAAGAGCTTAACACTCTGAAGGACAAAGACTTCTGTGATGTTGAAGACATTGTGAAGCTGATGGTGCCAGTCAAACTTGTGACGATCAGCATGTGTGAAGACAAGCGGCCCACACTCTCAGTGATTTCCCCTGTCAGAGAAAAGCTTAAAAAGACATTTGAAGCAGCAGATGAAGACTCGGTAGTAATCAGAGAGATGAAACAAGCATTCAGAGAGGACTTGGAGAAGCGCTACACTGGCCTGGAGGATCTGTTCCACACTGCAGCAGCTCTGGACCCCCGCTTCAAGTCTCTGCCCTTCCTAACAGACCATGATGCTGAGCGGACGTTCGCAAACATAACAGCAAAAGCTACATCCCTGCATAACAAG GCTTTGGCAACAGGGGATCCAATCCATGGAGGCCCACTGCAGACCACTCCATGCCAGACTGAACCTGCCCTTGGAGAGCTGGACATCAGGGTTGATGCCCCTCAGACCCAACATGAGCCAGAAGGTTTGTATATTTTATACCGTGATAAATAA